One window of Nitrospira sp. SG-bin1 genomic DNA carries:
- a CDS encoding 2-deoxyribose-5-phosphate aldolase codes for MVGWNLPALIDHTVLRPDATKADVLRLCQEAKDHGFTVIFVPPCYVDEAAAAVAGTGIHVGIPIGFPLGGHSIRTKVAEAVEAVQRGATVLDMVLNISRLKSRDHDYVRTDIAEVVKSTGGVEHKVILETCYLTQQEKQTACQLVVEAGADYVKTSTGFGAAGATVDDVRLLKETVAGRAKVKASGGIRDWNTALAMLKAGADRIGTSASLKIIDEWRATIRTQL; via the coding sequence TTGGATGGAACCTCCCTGCTCTGATCGACCATACGGTCTTGAGGCCGGATGCCACGAAGGCGGATGTGTTGCGGCTGTGCCAAGAAGCGAAGGACCACGGCTTCACGGTTATTTTTGTTCCACCCTGCTATGTCGATGAGGCTGCGGCGGCGGTGGCCGGCACCGGCATTCACGTCGGCATTCCGATCGGGTTCCCGTTAGGAGGACACAGTATCAGGACCAAGGTGGCCGAAGCGGTGGAGGCGGTGCAGCGCGGCGCGACGGTGTTGGACATGGTCTTGAACATCAGCCGACTGAAGTCGCGCGATCATGACTATGTACGGACGGACATCGCTGAAGTCGTGAAGTCTACAGGAGGGGTGGAGCATAAAGTGATTCTGGAAACCTGTTATCTCACGCAGCAGGAGAAACAGACGGCTTGTCAGTTGGTCGTCGAAGCCGGGGCTGATTATGTGAAGACGTCCACCGGCTTCGGAGCCGCGGGGGCCACGGTCGACGATGTTCGATTGCTGAAAGAGACCGTAGCGGGACGGGCGAAGGTGAAGGCGTCCGGTGGGATCCGCGATTGGAACACGGCGCTGGCGATGCTGAAAGCCGGAGCGGACAGAATCGGTACCAGTGCCAGCCTCAAAATCATCGACGAATGGCGGGCGACAATCCGTACACAACTATAG